The following proteins come from a genomic window of Methanoculleus caldifontis:
- a CDS encoding Coenzyme F420 hydrogenase/dehydrogenase, beta subunit C-terminal domain: MAAKGDSFYAWAADAACQEKGECGGAVTALLTHALKSGMVDAVLAVKKGQDIYDAVPTLITDPAELAETAGSLHCGTLLLSKLVKKYLDGAKDMKIAVPVKGCDTMGLYELAKRNQVNLDNVVMIGLNCGGSVSPVSARKMIAEKFGVNPDDVVKEEIDKGQFIIVTKDGQHKGISIDELEEEGFGRRSNCRRCKMKIPRQADLACGNWGVIGEKAGKATFVEVCSEKGANLFDGAVKAGAIKTDAVPAKALEIRGKVEGAMLKLGDKWRARHFESLGEGKDRLKKIMDETSRCIKCYACIENCPICYCVECSTKKAYLVEPGQVPPPFMFHLIRYAHVSDSCINCGQCEENCAMDIPNALFMHALEVDLEKMFGHTPGVSMDLPVLALAEEKAERERLSATGSDQIFNVFE, translated from the coding sequence ATGGCAGCGAAAGGAGACTCTTTCTACGCATGGGCAGCCGACGCCGCCTGCCAGGAGAAGGGCGAGTGCGGCGGAGCGGTCACCGCTCTGCTGACGCACGCTCTTAAGTCCGGCATGGTGGACGCCGTCCTTGCAGTCAAGAAGGGACAGGACATCTACGATGCCGTCCCCACGCTCATCACCGACCCCGCCGAGCTCGCAGAGACGGCAGGCTCCCTCCACTGCGGGACCCTCCTGCTCTCGAAGCTGGTCAAGAAGTACCTTGACGGCGCGAAGGACATGAAGATCGCCGTCCCGGTCAAGGGCTGCGACACGATGGGCCTGTACGAACTTGCAAAGCGCAACCAGGTCAACCTGGACAACGTCGTGATGATCGGCCTCAACTGCGGCGGATCGGTCAGCCCGGTCTCCGCCCGGAAGATGATCGCCGAGAAGTTCGGTGTCAACCCCGACGACGTTGTCAAGGAAGAGATCGACAAGGGCCAGTTCATCATCGTCACGAAGGACGGCCAGCACAAGGGCATCTCGATCGACGAGCTCGAGGAAGAAGGCTTCGGCCGCCGGTCCAACTGCCGCCGCTGCAAGATGAAGATCCCGCGCCAGGCGGACCTCGCCTGCGGCAACTGGGGTGTCATCGGCGAGAAGGCCGGCAAGGCCACCTTCGTCGAGGTCTGCTCCGAGAAGGGTGCCAACCTCTTTGACGGCGCCGTGAAGGCCGGGGCCATCAAGACCGACGCCGTGCCCGCAAAGGCACTTGAGATCCGCGGCAAGGTCGAAGGCGCCATGCTGAAGCTCGGCGACAAGTGGCGGGCCCGCCACTTCGAGAGCCTCGGCGAGGGGAAGGACCGCTTAAAGAAGATCATGGACGAGACTTCCCGGTGCATCAAGTGCTACGCCTGCATCGAGAACTGCCCGATCTGCTACTGCGTTGAGTGCAGCACGAAGAAGGCCTACCTGGTCGAGCCCGGTCAGGTCCCGCCGCCCTTCATGTTCCACCTGATCCGCTACGCCCACGTATCGGACTCGTGTATCAACTGCGGCCAGTGCGAAGAGAACTGCGCGATGGATATCCCGAACGCGCTCTTCATGCACGCCCTGGAAGTCGACCTCGAGAAGATGTTCGGCCACACCCCCGGTGTGAGCATGGACCTCCCGGTGC